The Solanum dulcamara chromosome 6, daSolDulc1.2, whole genome shotgun sequence genome contains the following window.
agtttgatgatttaaattaaagtccaatgagactagatgatgagtttaatatgagcacatattttgggagtagtattgagcaccgagttgggtaagagtttaattgactcaaaccccagaactacgtagccagcgtaggatggaggctatgcttcttaagtcccaaaaagaggactttgatgaatggatccaagatggtgatgtcttttaccctggcaaggtattggatggatgtggcaacgacatcgcttcgttgtatcatcgctagctcataagtgatggttgtcggttagagaaactcccaactgagtaagcattgtttattactattatttttatattttaaacttgcattacatattcatgttgagatgatgttgagttctgagctgagttttattgagaggagtattttgatatctgtccttaccttcctgccattttacatactcgtacattccacgtaccgacgtcattcgacctgcatcattttatgatgcagatacaggtgttagagatcctcaacaggcgcatcgttgaagatcatttcttttcagctatttggtgagtccttcttgtattcgaaggaactccttatccttttattatttttgagtgtgatgtttcttttgaggtatccatggacatgtcattggcaccatctaagagtattagaggcttcatagatagagtctgatgatgtaatcagagtagttctccttagaaactacttcttctaataattatctatttttcctttgattatgacaagcccacattagtattcttaagtcttccgctgatgaataaataagaaatgagaccaagtggttctctcagaagtcagaaatggtttctgagtgccggccacgcctagggtaccctttcggAGCGTGACAATATCCTCACATAATTTTCTCACACACATtcgttattttttctttaatttttttttctttttctttcctattTATCTTTAATACAAATTTTGCTGTTTTCAtcaatgatttttaattaatttattttttatataaattatataagtAACACAAAAAATTCAGTATGAAATATGACAACATTCATTCAATATTGATTCAATAAGGTGATAATAATATGAAATCTTAATTAAAACTGATATTTAGATTgaaattttagttttgaaaaaCACTACATACACAAAGTAGTAAGAATTAACtattttgaaattcaatttaGATACCAATTGCATATTTTGTTACGCTTATGCTATCCATATGGATAACAATTGGATACATCATTAACTAAATTTAGCTTTTCTTACTCGGTTGAAATCTTAATTATATGTTGTATTTTCAGTTGGATATCAATTACATACATGGTTAGACTTTTACAGTTAGATACCAATTGCATGCATTGGTGGAGATATTCTTGTTCGAAGTTggcccttatactaactcatccaaaaacttaatcgattggaattctttggactcggcttgcTGTTAGAGATCCCTCATTAGcctaaacaacatataatactcttcaaatacttagaaattgatcctaactcatatataaaattacaagaacttaggttcgagtctacacacacgtgaatAAATGTTAGAGTCTTTGCGGGAAAACAAATCTGGGGTGTTacactttagacatcaaatcatcctcggtggaatagctcattaaaacttttggtttataatatcatcatgactacctCGCCCTATTTAccattctactaatgaaccttgattgataagaaaattaggtctacaatcagtgatggcattccgggtaccatgctaatcggactttcaattttggaaaaatattcaaaagcattgacggcctatagggaggtcaaacatatcatatcataacgttaaacatttcatttgattcaatgtgagaattgtcctttcacattgaaaccttactttggctaagaagccctttcattaatcaatcatttcataaagactccccttcagaaaaatttacttcataacattcattggagtcaaaattcatttcaactttaattGATGATAGGAAACTAGATGGGTTCATTTCAAAaagactttcaaatacatttaaaggatACTTGTATGCgtgagagtgatatgaatgcatccaATCAAACATCctaaaaataacccaccaaatgcactttaaaactatctttccaaccttcatataagaacattgATAATCCAtctatttcatgtaaataagaatcaacattagtcaatataagtaaataaacttcaaatattcaagaatttatgcatttggaatcgtagtatgaaaatccctaaaaactgatcacttgaaattaagagtcaatatacatataaatcaataggagtaaataaacttaaaatatgccATAATCTGTGCATTTAGAACCATCATGTGaaatcccataagatttcatcatttaaaattgatatactGAGTTGAGAAAATaattgggctccatgggtggaagaacccatgaatcaaaACCCGCATACTTTAGATTGAAGCttttaagaaagtttgattCTTGTTCTTCtatgaggagccttgaatcctttaagtttgagagaaaaattggaggggatgatttgagagagaggaggaggaggaagtttagggttctttggaggtgaaagactgCAAAATTTGACCCCAAAACGttccaagttcgtatatatagttattatttaattttcccaaaatgtccttacaaaatctggaaaactgtaCAAGTCTGCGACAcgtccgcgatgcggacctgtCGCGCACCTTTCTTGTcgacaaaaaaatgaaatcggGAAAAATTGTCAAAGTTCGCTGCAGGTCCACGATGCGGACTTGTTGCGGACCTCTCTATTCAACCAAGCATAATTATTGACTACGAACTcggaaaaatacaatcttggtggagttggaaagaaaactcaaagaactttaatttgattggttatGGGCCACtcaattctttatattctagaagatatggttgtttgaatttgacccttataagaactcattcgaaaacttagccgataaaaATTCTTTGGAATCGGCTTGGTCTTAGATATCCCTTATGATCcttacttagaaattgatcctaactcatatatacaactaaaagtcGATGAGTTCGACCCTATACGCCTAAAAAGAATGGTTCGAATCTTGGCATAGAATATTTTGAGACATTACATatcattttttgattttttatttgaaaatcattttttatttagtaTTCTTATTACTTAaatctgttttattttttaatctctCCTTAATATCCTCACATAATTTTCTCACACACATtcgttattttttctttaacttttttttctttttccttcataTTTATCTTCAATACAAATTTTCTGTTTTCAtccatgatttttaattaatttatttttatataaattatataaagtAACGTAAAAACAATCTGTATGAAATATGGCAACATTCATTCAATATTGATTCAATAAGGTGATAATAATATGAAATCTTAATTAAAACTGATATTTAGATTGAGATTTTAGTTTTGAAAAACACTACATACACAAAGTAGTAAGAATTAACtattttgaaattcaatttaAATACCAATTGCATATTTTGTTACGCTTATGCTATCCATATGGATAACAATTGGATATATCATTAACTAAATTTAGCTTTTCTTACTCGGTTGAAATCTTAATTATATGTTGTATTTTCAGTTGGATATCAATTACATACATGGTTGGACTTTTACAGTTAGATACCAATTGCATACATTGGTGGACTAAATTTTTCTAGTGGATGTCAATTGGATACCATGTGGATATCAAATGATTATCCGTATTAACCAGTATTAGTTTTTGAGTatacatttgaaaaataatGGATACACAAAGGATTAAGTATTccacataataaatattttgaaatcagaATTCATTGAGTTAAAAGACCTGAAACGTCAAAATATGTGTTTGTCACAATTCAATAACTAaactaaaacaaaaataaattataactaATTTTCAACAAGATAATTTGAATATGTCTTCTTGTTGTGTCCCCTCGACGACATGTGCTGCACGTAACATATAATTTCCTCTATTTggaaattaatataatttttgttccatcataaatttaatgtatTGCATACTACCACATAGATATAACTTTTAGAcatattatatatcatattcCTGCAAATGCGTTTACATTTTATAACAAAGTCATATTAATTTCATACAAACTGTGAAAGTACCTATATAATGGCACattaaatcaaatttttatACCATTTTAATACCACATATAACTATAAAATagatatcaaaaaaataataatatcatatCCTATAACTATACCAAAATCATAAATGTATACGAATTAGAGATTAAATACCAATTTCATGTTGATTataaaatcatatcatatcaaccTCATATCAAATTAGTATAAATTgtaaagaaaatcaaaatttaatcaCATTATGTCAATTACATGCCTtttatatacacaaaaaaataCATTGCCTACCAGTTTGTGACAACTACAAAATTAACACCAAATTCTTGACAACTACAAAAACTAAAAGAATCAAACTAAATCTATGCACATTTTTCATATGTATATTCACATAAAAACACCATTTTCATGCCAATGCATAAGTTTGGactaaaaaaatttagaatatATCAAATTCATAATAATCTCATACTAACTTCTATAAAAGGgtattaattcaaaaattaaaccAAGAGCAATAGTAATTCCAAGTTTCCACCTTTCAATGTGCAGTAATGAAGTTAAAAATAGGATGATTGCCGAGGACATAAAAGCACTTCGATTGGTTACTGTAATCAAAACCCCATAGCTACCAGATGGAAGATTCGATCTTGAGGCTTATGACGCTTTAGTAAATTTGCAAATCGAAAATGGCGTTCAGGGTATGATTGTTGGTGGCAGTGCAGGTGAAGTTCAATTGATGACCTGGGACGAACACATTATGCTCATTGATCACACAATCAATTGTTTTGGTAGATCAATATAAGTCATTGGAAACACAGGAAGCAATTCCACGAGTGAAGCAATCCATGCGACAGAACAATGATTTGTTGTAGGATTTGGATTAGAAAGTGTTTTGAATTAAGTTGAAGAGAGAAGGTGaagtaaaaagagaaaataaactgAAAGCATACGAAAAGGGTAAAAAAATTAGGCGTGGGTTATCACCCAAGAttatcatgatttgatttgatccTATTAATGCGCTGTCAGATATTATTTATCTCTCTCCACATAATTATCTCTTATTAATTGTgatctaaataaaaataattgtaaaGTATATAATTGaaactaattttaaataaatagggATGTGTTAAGATCTGAAAATAAAATGTTATACGTTGAACATCTTTAAAACTATATTTACAACTTGAAATACCGACTCTTAAATACATTTATGGCGTAAATTATTAGGAATATTTGCACacaatattcaaaattattcttGGAAATTAGCAGTCAGTCTAAAGAGGGCTTTGAGTGACAAAAAATGATCAACAAAAGAGCTtgttcatgttttttttttacttttttgaacAAGGAGtttcttccaaaaaaaataaataattaatgtgcTGTTAGATTCTGCAATTACATTCTTGTTTGATATTTATAAAGCTCGATTCTTCTGTATAACATGTATATGGTGACATCATAAATAGGCACTTAGTCGAATGACAGTAGCTAAATgaacattttctcaaaattccaTCATATATTTAAACATTTTTACGTTGTTAAAATAACATGTATTTACACAAATGGATTGTGACCTCAGAAAAACAATTTGTGGAGATACAGAATTGATCAATTAGTAGAAGACTTTATGATTCAAATGGCTCTTTGATCAATTCAAATTCTTTTCAATTAAAGAAATGCTAATTGTGCTGGACTAATTCTTTGTACTTGATGTGTCCTTTAAATTATCCATCATATAATTAATGAAGCAAACATCCAACGTAATCATTGAACAAATCAAATGGAATTAAGTTGACAACATGAGTTTCCAACAATATAAATACCACCATTTAAATTCTTTGTTTCCTCAGCAAGAAATACACGAAAAATAACAGCTATGGCAAAGCATACTATTTTTCTCGCCCTTCTCTTCTGCATCTTCCTTGTTGCTGCAACTGGTGAGTCAAGAATAAATGACATGATTTCTTTAAGATTACGAAttgttaaaatttttatttttattaaattttttgataAGTCAAACATGTCCAATAAAATGAAATGGAGGCAGTGTTAATAGGAGatttttacaatatttattttctcattcttgCAGAAATACAAATGGCAGAAGGCAAATATTGTTGGAAAAAAAGTGACAAGTGGAATGGGCCTTGTCAATACTCTTACAAATGTAGTCATCATTGCAAGCACTACTATGGAGCTAAATATGGTATCTGTAAGAAGTACAAACCATGGGGTCACAAATATTACTGGGCAAAGTATGCTTGCTACTGCTACTCACCTtgccactactaaaaaactttAAGTGTCTCATGGCTTGGCTTTGACTATGTAGACAAACAAAAAGATACCTATTTTATGTGTGTAACAATGTAATAAGGCTGATTTATGAGTGTAATCAGTTTAGTCAAGCTTTGCGTGATGAGCAATTATATTGTATGCCTTTCTATTATTAATTGATGTGAACTATGATATTTATCTATATAAGTATAT
Protein-coding sequences here:
- the LOC129893038 gene encoding defensin D1-like, translated to MAKHTIFLALLFCIFLVAATEIQMAEGKYCWKKSDKWNGPCQYSYKCSHHCKHYYGAKYGICKKYKPWGHKYYWAKYACYCYSPCHY